One stretch of Leishmania infantum JPCM5 genome chromosome 24 DNA includes these proteins:
- the CYC10 gene encoding cyclin 10 yields MQIGLAGCNSSLHTSPNSGSAAGSGFYGARGQEAAASATVDSSGANGLCAGATILSPSATPTLPPLPSTMDEPVDLFPLTPSVSMPQRHSKRSGRLLNESETMQEKHGQEYRFLVPWLAYAIDCTIAAHEVLRQKHGIPAHVSSPASPSATTLNGATDAERSPRGSVNGGLTCANTTGSSSSGSGKATLPSPQAELNAFSTREVPAISVHDYLKRIVKYTYVSPSVLVCGCLYLDRLLCMHPCMLLHPYNVFKLFLTSTRMASKIMDTRTLNNHDFSVVGGVTNDDLNALEFLMVELLQNRLYFSRDTFDEYCRPLRLQAAHLSEEASDWGIETAMETPVETRSGVQHQPTRPFLARCNGSNTRSRRSSILSQNEYSISIASQSGVSPLRSASRPAFPPSASTARSISVDTESIGPARAPASRGGSASTSARRHPLGTSYSPALPHVPHVAANGGSSPALGAMGGLSGRGASGEDMLRVATHTNSIYQSSNGVWTGQTPPDSATVLVAVEERGDERARSISLSAPRCGAAASWDATGRPSRLLAASTGTMAGLCTAALNGGRGGYESSPNVCAAPAYNGAATSSSRGITASAEDFGAGSMVISYSDRTPTRRAFSHASREGIALPPVVRSGRSERSASMIGVAAQGQRLPPPPDQPRV; encoded by the coding sequence ATGCAGATTGGCTTAGCGGGGTGCAACAGCAGTCTCCATACTTCGCCCAACAGTGGCTCGGCTGCCGGGAGCGGCTTCTATGGCGCTCGTGGCCAAGAGGCTGCAGCCAGCGCTACCGTGGACAGCAGTGGCGCGAATGGcctgtgcgccggcgcaacAATTTTGAGTCCGTCCGCCACTCCAACGCTGCCACCCTTGCCGTCCACGATGGACGAGCCGGTCGACCTTTTTCCGCTTACGCCGTCCGTGTCCATGCCGCAGCGACACAGCAAGCGCTCGGGCCGCTTGCTGAACGAGTCCGAGACGATGCAAGAGAAGCATGGGCAGGAATACCGGTTTCTTGTTCCGTGGCTGGCGTACGCAATCGACTGCACCATCGCGGCGCatgaggtgctgcggcagaagCACGGGATACCCGCGCACGTGTCATCGCCAGCCTCGCCTTCAGCAACCACGCTGAACGGCGCAACTGACGCCGAGCGCTCGCCACGAGGGAGCGTCAACGGTGGCCTCACGTGTGCGAACACgacaggcagcagcagcagtggcagcggcaaggcgaCTTTGCCGAGCCCGCAGGCGGAACTCAACGCCTTCTCCACCCGCGAGGTTCCGGCCATCTCCGTTCACGACTACCTCAAGCGCATCGTCAAGTACACCTATGTCTCTCCGTCGGTGCTGGTGTGCGGATGCCTCTACCTGGACCGGCTGCTCTGCATGCACCCATGCATGCTCCTGCACCCGTACAACGTGTTCAAGCTCTTCCTCACGTCGACCAGAATGGCAAGCAAGATCATGGACACGCGAACACTCAACAACCACGACTTTTCTGTCGTCGGCGGTGTCACAAACGACGACCTCAACGCGCTGGAGTTTCTCATGGTGGAGCTGTTGCAGAACCGGCTCTACTTCTCACGCGACACCTTCGATGAGTACTgtcgcccgctccgcctaCAGGCAGCTCACTTGAGTGAAGAGGCAAGCGACTGGGGCATCGAGACAGCCATGGAGACGCCAGTCGAGACTCGCTCCGGTGTACAGCACCAGCCGACGCGGCCATTCCTTGCGCgctgcaacggcagcaacaCCCGTAGCCGTCGATCTAGCATCCTTTCGCAGAACGAGTACAGCATATCGATAGCTTCGCAGAGCGGCGTGTCACCTCTGCGGTCGGCGTCGCGTCCAGCCTTTCCGCCGAGcgcgtcgacggcgcgctCCATATCGGTAGACACGGAGTCTATAGGTCCAGCCCGCGCACCTGCGTCGCGCGGCGGGTCAGCGTCCACCTCCGCTCGGCGTCACCCCCTCGGCACGTCGTACTCACCAGCCCTGCCACACGTGCCGCACGTTGCAGCGAACGGTGGCTCGTCTCCTGCGCTTGGTGCCATGGGAGGCCTATCCgggcgcggcgccagcggcgaagACATGCTTCGTGTAGCGACACACACCAACAGCATCTACCAAAGCAGCAACGGGGTGTGGACGGGCCAGACTCCGCCGGactcggcgacggtgctAGTAGCGGTGGAGGAACGAGGCGATGAGCGAGCGCGCAGCATTTCACTCTCCGCCCCTCGCTGtggagccgccgcctcgtggGACGCCACTGGCCGCCCGAGCCGCTTGCTGGCGGCGAGCACCGGCACAATGGCGGGCCTTTGCACAGCGGCGCTCAAcggtggccgcggtggcTATGAAAGCTCCCCCAacgtctgcgccgctccAGCCTACAACGGGGCAGCCACCAGCAGTAGTCGGGGCATAACCGCCAGTGCTGAAGATTTCGGGGCTGGTTCGATGGTGATAAGCTACAGTGATCGCACCCCTACTCGACGAGCCTTTTCCCACGCATCACGTGAGGGGATAGCTCTGCCACCAGTGGTGCGTAGCGGACGCAGCGAGCGATCTGCGAGTATGATAGGTGTTGCTGCGCAAGGCCAACGCTTACCTCCACCTCCAGATCAGCCCCGTGTGTAG